The following proteins are co-located in the Bacteroidota bacterium genome:
- a CDS encoding T9SS type A sorting domain-containing protein, protein MNQLLRVYSLLALLFLYSGSVFAALNGAYTIGSGPATGTNYLTFSSAVSDMVSGVRADGGPANGVGVSGPVVFTVAAGTYNEQILIPVITGASPLNTITFDGVDPLTRVITWSSVTSGDYTIRLNGADYIRFLNLGIANPGATFGFGVQLLAGADNNIINGCRIVLPSTSTGSTKVGICAATTYTTLGLFASNLSLINNTIIGGYIGVTVNGPSGTQATGLTMTGNTITDAYYSGMYISYINLMNASQNTILMRNGYASGYGAQLRYCSQFDFSRNSIQRAGLYGVYLIGTNFNMNNPANLTNNMIGGGFQTTGTSYGIYLTTNRFLNIYHNSVLCDNSSGSGSRALYVLGTSNDLNIQNNSFATTVAGSASYAMYVTSTTALASCDYNNYYTAGNTLAYFQAAYATLPALQLAYPGFNQNCQVGWPNYNSNTDLHTTGAPLSNWAVNIPAVTNDIDGNTRPLPPDLIKDVGADEFNVPLVDLDIAQLVNPLVPTIGANSVQVRLQNNGGNSQNGTPVTLQYSTDGGATWPVTQVFTPTTLGAIGNQETFTFTTPWTISTAGNYNFCVRINPQLLGDPDGSDQLCLSVCTGMSGTYTVNGGLATGGTNYNNFYDLSAALGGCGISGPVLVNVVPGVYNQSFTIGHINGVSSINTVTIDGGDTSLVTIQASISTANGSIITLDSADYVTFRGIKVNSLGVTYGSCFKLTNGANNVTIDSCALVMPANATSAYHIGVLSSGTTYSTYGNHANDLTVSNNVIRGGYYGVRINGISTTAYCNGNRILNNKISHFYYYGIYSYYQSTPEFRGNTIISRTSGTFSTSSYGIYAYYAQGSFRIEDNVVHSVGNYGVYLNFGNANNSGTGRIVNNMIGGNFQSTGTAYGLYMASSKDIDVYHNSIYLGDNSGYVVYVVGSPPTVDSLRFVNNIFDAGGSFPGIGGRTFYAANSATVQRLDYNLYHSRGSQFAVWGGITYASFLTWRQGAPLVNVNSVSDDPGFVGPTNLHLVCSPSDNLGTPLGINLDIDKQTRSLSTPDMGADEFTSITVSTSLGPDTAYCGSQVIYADTVAFEQFQWGGVNQYLPFTNVDTTGFYSVYVIDSNNCRATDTVYIVIDSLPMLAYEGDTVTVCNTTILDAQNAGSTYQWSNGAQTQTTTPANAGMYFVTVTTTAGCSLTDSVLVNLNANPTLELGPDTTFCLGAGALLDAGAGPTGTTYQWNTGATTQIVVITSPGSYFVTVTSAQGCVSTDSVFMNILQAPVLNLGPNHTACGPEILDAGNTGASYQWSTGSNAQTITVNSSGTYSVTVTNGAGCQTVDNITITMGSTPQVALGPNLLLCGGQTATLDAGNPGSTYAWSSGATTQTITVSAAGTYIVSVTNQGGCVGHDTISVTQSTLSVNLGPNTNICDNSTQTLNAGNPGMTYLWSNGASSQSVVVNQPGTYSVTVTDGLGCTAGDNIILSQVPGVYAGISAQATANLYAPVPFTDASTGGVTTWFWDFGDAQTSTLQNPVHSYLALGVYTVTLIVTDGFCRDTTTTMVDVNQYVKVDDASFAASLDIYPNPSNGLFHLYLELHKRSDVDLRVMDLSGKVVYQDQLRRAVSYQGDLDLSNLSKGVYVLTLESSGQRIFQKLVIQ, encoded by the coding sequence ATGAATCAACTTTTGCGCGTTTATTCACTTTTAGCCTTGCTTTTCTTGTATTCAGGCAGCGTTTTTGCGGCGTTGAATGGTGCCTATACCATCGGGTCGGGACCAGCCACCGGGACGAATTACCTGACGTTTTCTTCGGCAGTTTCAGACATGGTTTCTGGTGTGCGGGCTGACGGTGGACCCGCCAATGGAGTCGGAGTCTCAGGTCCGGTTGTGTTCACCGTGGCCGCAGGAACTTACAATGAGCAGATTTTGATCCCCGTCATTACGGGTGCATCGCCGCTCAATACGATCACTTTTGATGGGGTGGACCCATTGACCCGCGTGATCACTTGGTCAAGCGTCACTTCCGGTGATTACACCATTCGCCTGAATGGTGCGGACTACATTCGATTTCTGAACCTTGGAATTGCCAATCCGGGAGCGACTTTTGGCTTTGGTGTGCAGTTGCTTGCAGGAGCAGACAACAACATTATCAATGGATGTCGCATCGTTCTCCCCAGTACCTCCACAGGTTCTACAAAAGTGGGTATTTGTGCCGCAACGACCTACACGACCCTGGGTTTGTTTGCCTCCAATCTTTCCTTGATCAACAATACGATCATCGGAGGCTACATTGGTGTGACCGTGAATGGCCCAAGTGGCACGCAAGCGACTGGTCTTACCATGACTGGGAATACGATCACAGATGCTTATTATTCAGGTATGTACATCAGCTACATCAACCTGATGAATGCCTCGCAAAACACCATTCTGATGCGAAACGGATACGCATCGGGGTATGGTGCGCAGTTGCGTTATTGCTCGCAGTTTGACTTCTCACGGAATTCAATTCAAAGAGCGGGTCTTTATGGTGTTTATTTGATTGGCACCAACTTCAATATGAACAACCCCGCCAATCTCACCAACAACATGATTGGAGGTGGTTTTCAAACCACGGGAACTAGCTACGGCATCTACCTGACGACCAACCGTTTTTTGAATATCTACCACAACAGTGTTTTGTGTGACAACAGCTCCGGATCTGGTTCGCGGGCCCTCTATGTCTTGGGTACGAGCAATGACCTGAACATTCAGAACAACTCCTTTGCAACGACGGTCGCGGGCTCCGCGAGTTATGCCATGTACGTCACCTCGACGACTGCATTGGCTTCTTGTGATTACAACAACTATTACACGGCAGGCAATACGCTTGCTTATTTTCAAGCAGCCTATGCCACTTTGCCAGCGTTGCAACTGGCTTATCCAGGATTCAATCAGAATTGCCAGGTTGGTTGGCCCAACTACAATTCCAACACGGATTTGCATACAACTGGAGCGCCTTTGAGCAACTGGGCGGTCAATATTCCCGCAGTTACCAACGATATCGACGGCAACACACGGCCACTTCCGCCGGATTTGATCAAGGATGTAGGTGCTGACGAATTTAATGTTCCACTTGTGGACTTGGACATCGCACAGTTGGTGAACCCCTTGGTGCCTACCATTGGTGCAAATTCAGTGCAGGTCAGGTTGCAAAACAATGGAGGCAATTCGCAGAATGGAACGCCGGTAACCCTTCAGTATTCAACCGATGGTGGTGCTACTTGGCCCGTCACGCAGGTTTTTACGCCTACCACCTTGGGAGCGATCGGAAATCAGGAGACATTTACCTTTACAACGCCTTGGACGATTTCTACAGCCGGCAACTACAACTTCTGCGTTCGCATCAATCCGCAGTTGTTGGGAGATCCTGACGGGAGTGATCAGCTTTGCCTGAGTGTTTGCACGGGAATGTCAGGTACCTACACTGTCAATGGCGGCCTTGCCACGGGTGGTACCAATTACAACAATTTTTATGATCTCAGTGCCGCGCTTGGCGGTTGTGGAATTTCAGGTCCGGTGCTCGTCAATGTCGTGCCAGGCGTTTACAACCAATCATTTACCATTGGTCACATCAATGGTGTTTCTTCCATCAACACCGTAACCATCGACGGTGGCGATACTTCGTTGGTGACGATTCAAGCGAGTATTTCGACGGCCAACGGCTCGATCATTACCTTGGACAGCGCGGATTATGTCACCTTCAGGGGGATCAAAGTGAATTCCTTGGGGGTAACCTACGGTAGCTGTTTCAAATTGACCAACGGTGCCAACAATGTCACCATCGACAGTTGTGCCTTGGTGATGCCCGCGAATGCCACATCTGCCTATCATATCGGTGTGCTTTCCTCCGGAACCACCTATTCCACCTACGGCAATCATGCCAATGATCTGACTGTGAGCAATAACGTGATTCGTGGCGGATACTACGGTGTGAGGATCAATGGGATCAGTACAACCGCCTATTGTAATGGAAACCGGATTCTCAACAACAAGATCAGTCATTTCTACTACTACGGAATCTATTCTTACTACCAAAGCACGCCTGAATTCCGTGGGAATACGATCATCAGTAGGACCTCGGGAACATTCAGCACGTCGTCGTATGGGATTTATGCCTACTATGCGCAAGGCTCCTTCCGTATCGAAGACAACGTTGTTCATTCTGTAGGCAACTATGGCGTCTATTTGAACTTTGGCAATGCGAATAACTCAGGTACCGGTCGCATCGTCAACAACATGATCGGAGGCAATTTTCAAAGTACAGGAACCGCCTATGGCCTTTACATGGCATCCAGCAAAGACATTGATGTTTACCACAACAGTATCTATCTGGGTGATAACAGTGGCTATGTCGTTTACGTGGTCGGCAGCCCACCTACCGTGGACAGCCTACGTTTTGTAAACAATATTTTTGATGCAGGAGGATCTTTCCCCGGCATCGGAGGCAGGACTTTCTACGCGGCAAATTCGGCAACCGTTCAAAGATTGGACTACAACCTGTATCACTCGCGTGGTAGTCAATTCGCGGTTTGGGGTGGCATCACCTACGCATCGTTTCTTACTTGGAGGCAAGGTGCTCCGCTGGTAAATGTGAATTCGGTCAGTGATGATCCGGGCTTTGTCGGACCTACCAATTTGCATCTTGTTTGCAGCCCTAGCGACAACCTGGGTACGCCTTTGGGCATCAATTTGGATATTGACAAGCAAACACGCTCGCTTTCGACGCCTGATATGGGAGCCGATGAGTTCACAAGTATCACGGTAAGCACGAGCCTTGGACCTGATACTGCCTACTGCGGATCACAAGTCATTTATGCAGATACGGTCGCATTCGAGCAGTTTCAGTGGGGCGGTGTCAATCAATATTTGCCATTTACCAACGTAGATACGACTGGATTTTATTCGGTTTATGTGATTGATTCCAACAATTGCCGTGCTACGGATACGGTCTACATCGTGATTGACAGCCTTCCGATGCTTGCCTATGAAGGTGATACCGTGACGGTCTGCAATACAACGATCCTTGATGCTCAAAATGCGGGAAGCACATATCAATGGAGTAACGGTGCACAAACGCAAACCACCACTCCTGCAAACGCAGGCATGTATTTCGTGACGGTGACAACCACAGCGGGATGTAGTCTCACAGATAGCGTTTTGGTGAATCTGAATGCAAATCCGACCCTCGAATTGGGGCCTGACACGACATTCTGTCTGGGTGCAGGCGCGTTATTGGATGCTGGGGCTGGGCCAACAGGGACGACCTACCAATGGAATACTGGGGCAACGACGCAAATCGTGGTCATCACATCGCCTGGCAGCTACTTTGTGACCGTGACCTCCGCCCAAGGCTGCGTCTCCACGGATAGCGTGTTTATGAACATTTTGCAGGCACCGGTATTGAACCTGGGTCCCAATCATACCGCTTGCGGTCCTGAAATACTGGATGCTGGGAACACGGGTGCATCCTATCAATGGAGTACAGGTTCCAATGCCCAGACCATCACCGTGAATTCGTCAGGAACCTATTCGGTGACCGTGACCAACGGTGCTGGTTGTCAGACGGTTGATAACATCACCATTACCATGGGTTCGACACCGCAGGTCGCCTTGGGTCCCAACCTTCTGCTCTGTGGAGGTCAAACGGCAACATTGGATGCCGGTAATCCAGGTAGTACTTATGCCTGGAGTTCAGGTGCAACGACGCAGACGATCACCGTTTCTGCAGCGGGAACCTACATTGTGAGCGTTACCAACCAAGGTGGGTGCGTCGGGCATGATACCATTTCCGTCACGCAAAGCACGCTGTCAGTGAATCTCGGACCGAATACCAACATCTGCGACAACAGTACCCAAACCTTGAATGCAGGTAATCCAGGGATGACCTATCTCTGGAGCAACGGTGCAAGCTCGCAGTCGGTGGTCGTCAATCAGCCGGGAACCTATTCGGTTACCGTGACCGATGGCTTGGGATGCACTGCAGGTGACAATATCATTTTGTCGCAGGTGCCTGGGGTCTATGCAGGAATTTCGGCGCAAGCCACGGCTAACCTCTATGCGCCTGTACCCTTCACAGATGCAAGCACCGGAGGCGTAACCACTTGGTTTTGGGACTTTGGTGATGCCCAGACCAGCACACTGCAAAATCCAGTTCATTCCTACCTTGCGTTGGGCGTCTACACCGTGACGTTGATTGTGACCGATGGTTTCTGTCGCGATACAACTACCACTATGGTCGATGTCAACCAATATGTGAAAGTCGACGATGCCTCGTTTGCTGCTTCATTGGACATTTATCCCAATCCTTCGAATGGCCTTTTCCATTTGTATTTGGAATTGCACAAACGCAGCGATGTTGATCTGCGCGTGATGGATCTCAGCGGAAAGGTGGTCTACCAAGACCAATTGCGCCGCGCCGTCAGCTATCAAGGTGATCTCGATTTGAGCAATTTGAGCAAGGGTGTTTATGTGCTAACGCTGGAGTCCAGCGGTCAGCGCATTTTCCAAAAGTTGGTCATTCAATAG
- the gyrA gene encoding DNA gyrase subunit A, with the protein MAGKIIERVIEEEMKSAYIDYSMSVIVSRALPDVRDGLKPVHRRVLYGMTDLGLGASRPYKKSARIVGEVLGKYHPHGDSSVYDAMVRMAQDWSLRYPLVDGQGNFGSIDGDPPAAMRYTEARLRRIAEEMLADIDKETVDFRPNFDDSLKEPSVLPAKVPNLLINGASGIAVGMATNMAPHNITEVITATIAYIENRDITIAELTKIVIAPDFPTGGIIYGYEGVMRAFETGRGRVVVRARARIEEQPNGREWIIIEEIPYQVNKGNLLVGIGQLINEKKLEGISDLRDESDRDGMRIVFEIKRDAMANVVLNHLYKYTPLQQSFGVNNVALVNGRPMTLNLKEQIKYYVIHRHEVVVRRTEFLLREAEKRAHILEGLLIALDHLDEVIALIRASQSPDVAREGLMTTFGLSEIQSRAILDMRLQRLTGLERDKIREEYNELMKIINYYKEVLASEPLRMEIITAELIEMREKYGDERRTSIEYAAGDMSMEDLIPNEEVIITVSHEGYIKRTLTSEIRSQKRGGRGAKAAGTKDTDFIEHLFTAWTHNYLIFFTQKGKCYWLRVYEVPEGSKQSKGRAIQNLIQIDPDDKIKTFITVQDLKNEDALNNTSVIMCTRQGVIKKTLLEAYSRPRANGINAININDDDMLLEAKLVKPGEEVVIGLRSGRAIRFPEDQTRNMGRSSTGVRGVTLAHKKDAVVGMVIIHEPNATLLVVSENGFGKRSSIEDYRRTKRGGKGVKTINITEKTGDLISIMSVSDTTNDLMIITKNGITIRTPLGNIREAGRATQGVRLIKLNDGDQIAAVTKVMEAEEEEVELVEGADAVVSGPEATVEGDAPEVNGGDDAPVE; encoded by the coding sequence ATGGCTGGAAAAATTATAGAGCGGGTCATCGAGGAAGAAATGAAGAGTGCTTACATCGACTATTCGATGTCAGTGATCGTTTCCCGCGCCTTGCCAGACGTCCGCGACGGACTCAAACCGGTACACCGCAGGGTTTTGTACGGAATGACCGATCTCGGTCTGGGCGCAAGCAGGCCTTATAAGAAGTCGGCGAGGATCGTCGGTGAAGTTTTGGGTAAGTATCACCCACACGGCGATAGTTCTGTGTATGATGCCATGGTGCGTATGGCCCAAGATTGGAGTCTGCGTTATCCTTTGGTCGATGGTCAGGGCAACTTTGGATCGATTGACGGTGATCCACCCGCAGCGATGCGTTATACAGAAGCACGCCTTCGCCGCATTGCAGAAGAGATGTTGGCCGATATTGACAAAGAAACCGTCGATTTCAGGCCCAACTTTGACGATTCGTTAAAGGAGCCAAGTGTCCTTCCTGCCAAGGTTCCCAACTTGCTCATCAACGGAGCGAGCGGGATTGCCGTGGGTATGGCCACCAATATGGCCCCACATAACATCACGGAGGTGATTACCGCGACGATCGCCTACATTGAAAACCGCGACATCACCATCGCCGAGCTGACCAAAATCGTGATTGCGCCCGATTTTCCTACCGGAGGCATCATTTATGGGTACGAAGGTGTCATGCGTGCATTCGAGACCGGTCGCGGCCGCGTGGTCGTGCGTGCACGTGCCCGCATCGAGGAGCAGCCCAACGGCCGTGAATGGATCATCATCGAGGAAATTCCCTACCAGGTCAACAAGGGAAATTTGCTCGTCGGCATCGGCCAACTCATCAATGAAAAGAAGCTCGAAGGCATTTCAGACCTGAGAGACGAAAGCGACCGCGACGGTATGCGGATCGTGTTTGAGATCAAGCGCGATGCGATGGCCAATGTGGTCTTGAACCACCTTTATAAGTATACGCCGCTGCAGCAGTCGTTTGGTGTCAATAACGTGGCCTTGGTCAATGGCCGCCCGATGACGCTGAACCTCAAGGAGCAGATCAAATACTACGTGATCCACCGTCATGAAGTGGTGGTGCGTCGTACGGAATTCCTGTTGCGTGAGGCCGAAAAGCGCGCCCACATCTTGGAAGGTTTGTTGATCGCCTTGGACCACTTGGACGAGGTGATTGCCCTGATTCGCGCTTCACAAAGCCCGGATGTGGCCCGCGAAGGGCTGATGACCACTTTTGGCCTCAGCGAAATCCAATCGCGCGCGATTCTTGACATGCGTCTGCAGCGCCTTACCGGCCTCGAGCGTGACAAAATCCGCGAGGAGTACAACGAGTTGATGAAAATCATCAACTACTATAAAGAGGTGTTGGCAAGCGAGCCGCTGCGCATGGAAATCATCACTGCGGAACTGATCGAGATGCGCGAGAAGTACGGCGATGAGCGCCGCACGAGCATCGAGTATGCCGCAGGCGACATGAGCATGGAGGATTTGATCCCCAACGAGGAGGTCATCATCACCGTTTCGCACGAAGGGTATATCAAACGCACGTTGACCAGCGAAATCCGCAGTCAGAAGCGCGGCGGGAGAGGAGCCAAGGCGGCAGGAACCAAGGATACCGACTTCATCGAGCACTTGTTTACCGCTTGGACCCACAATTACCTCATATTCTTCACGCAAAAGGGCAAATGCTATTGGTTGCGTGTGTATGAAGTGCCGGAAGGTAGCAAGCAGAGCAAGGGCAGGGCGATCCAGAACCTGATTCAGATCGATCCGGACGATAAGATCAAGACCTTCATTACGGTGCAGGACTTGAAAAACGAGGATGCGCTCAACAATACGTCGGTGATCATGTGTACCCGTCAGGGTGTGATCAAAAAGACCTTGTTGGAGGCTTACTCCCGGCCACGTGCCAATGGTATCAACGCCATCAACATCAACGACGACGACATGTTGTTGGAAGCCAAGTTGGTGAAGCCGGGCGAAGAAGTCGTGATCGGTTTGCGTTCAGGCCGTGCGATCCGCTTCCCAGAGGATCAAACCCGCAACATGGGCCGTTCATCGACCGGTGTGCGCGGTGTGACTTTGGCACATAAGAAGGATGCTGTCGTGGGCATGGTGATCATCCATGAACCGAATGCCACCTTGCTCGTTGTGAGCGAAAACGGATTTGGAAAGCGTTCCAGCATCGAGGACTATCGCCGCACCAAGCGTGGTGGCAAGGGTGTCAAGACGATCAACATCACGGAAAAGACGGGTGATCTGATTTCGATCATGTCGGTGAGCGATACGACCAATGACTTGATGATCATCACCAAAAACGGAATCACGATCCGTACGCCGCTCGGCAACATCCGGGAGGCAGGCCGTGCAACGCAGGGTGTGCGCTTGATCAAGCTCAACGACGGTGACCAAATTGCAGCCGTGACCAAGGTCATGGAGGCCGAGGAGGAGGAAGTCGAATTGGTCGAAGGTGCAGACGCTGTTGTCAGTGGTCCTGAGGCAACCGTTGAAGGCGATGCGCCTGAAGTCAACGGTGGCGATGATGCTCCGGTTGAATAG
- the paaJ gene encoding phenylacetate-CoA oxygenase subunit PaaJ, with protein MMITQDEVYEALQEVKDPEIPVISVVDLGVIRDVLIDENGAVVVQLTPTFAGCPAINHMKENIVQVLTAHGVKESRVDVMYNEPWSTNLISPRGRVLLKDFGLSPPPAFDGMLTLEVLQNAVCPKCSSNNTFLISPFGPTACRAVHHCRNCQETFEQFKPL; from the coding sequence GTGATGATCACCCAAGACGAAGTCTACGAAGCCTTGCAGGAAGTCAAGGATCCCGAGATACCTGTGATTTCCGTCGTGGATTTGGGGGTGATTCGTGACGTCCTGATCGATGAGAATGGCGCGGTTGTCGTGCAACTGACGCCGACTTTTGCTGGCTGCCCTGCGATCAACCATATGAAGGAAAACATCGTGCAGGTGCTTACCGCGCATGGTGTAAAAGAAAGTCGGGTCGACGTCATGTACAATGAACCTTGGTCGACCAACCTGATCAGCCCGCGTGGGCGGGTGCTCCTGAAAGACTTCGGCCTTTCCCCTCCTCCGGCCTTCGATGGGATGCTTACTTTGGAGGTCTTGCAGAATGCGGTTTGTCCCAAGTGCTCCTCCAACAATACCTTTTTGATTTCACCTTTTGGTCCGACGGCTTGCCGTGCGGTACACCATTGCCGGAATTGTCAAGAAACGTTTGAGCAGTTTAAGCCGCTGTAG
- a CDS encoding T9SS type A sorting domain-containing protein: MLRESTTLSKGLLARFRSSSFLLLLALGAASSANAQYCASNATSTFDSNIGLVQVNTINNSTLGVCASYSNFTSQSTNLTIGSNYSITVTAGTCGGNYTKYGKAYVDWNHDFDFLDPNEQIAAFGPAPATNTFTTPFTVPFAALLGPARLRVVVVETGTLGSVNSCGTYTWGETEDYTVNVLPSAPNDMGATVIINPNSGCNLTSTEQVQITVTNFGTNTQTAWNVGYRVNGGAPVIAPMTGNLVSGASTNHTFAVPANLSVPGTYTIKSWTSLAGDAYGGNDTVTKVVTGIPGVSTYPYFENFEAGNGGWLPGGTANTWAYGTPAKTTIIGAASGTKAYVTGGVGTTPYNNNEQSYVLGPCFDFATLQNPWVSMKIWWASEFGWDGTNLQSSTDFGNTWVNVGAYLDPGNWYNDNTIVGQPGGSGEGWTGGAFGNTSGSGGWVTAAHRLDGLAGLGSIRFRMTFASDGSVNADGVAFDDFRIAEGPVCNLGPDQLLCGGDTIVLDAGPYASFLWTPGGQTTRYKTITQNNTGLQIVKITDSNGFYDYDSVLVSLSNPYLNIGPDSSICPGDTVMLDALFHNGASYVWNTGATTQTYPATLGGTYWVEITDSAGCQKTDSMTLTIFTPPSLSLGSDTTVCANTPVILDAGTGPVGTIYQWNTSSQTQVLVVTSAGQYSASVTTPGGCAAVDTVEVFHYPTPGVNLGPNRVECGAFTLDAGPNATSYLWSTGATTQTISGSTAGNYSVTVTNQYGCAATDVVSITIGTVPTVSLSAPQLLCNGQTAALDAGNPGSTYLWSTGATSQVITVSTAGTYIVNVTNANGCTGRDTILISVSTLAVNLGPNTNICDNGTQTLNAGNPGMTFLWSNGASSQSIVVAQPGTYSVTVTDLQGCSAGDNIILSQVPGVYANISAPSTASLFFPVQFTDISTGNPTQWTWWFGDGLTSNQQNPVHNYSAIGLYTVTLIASDGFCRDTFTTTIDVNNYVGVDESSFAAAINLYPNPSDGLFNLYLELFKRNDLEIKVTDLSGKVVFAELVRKAITYKGEIDLKDLSKGVYILSLQAGENKIYRKLVIQ, from the coding sequence ATGTTGAGAGAATCTACGACTTTATCCAAAGGCTTGCTTGCCCGCTTTAGAAGTTCATCATTTTTGCTATTGCTTGCTTTAGGAGCTGCTTCGAGCGCCAATGCACAGTACTGTGCATCCAACGCGACGAGCACCTTTGACTCCAATATTGGCCTGGTACAGGTCAATACGATTAACAACAGCACCTTGGGTGTTTGCGCATCTTACAGCAATTTCACCTCTCAAAGCACCAATCTCACGATTGGTAGCAATTATTCCATCACCGTGACGGCTGGAACATGTGGAGGTAACTACACCAAATACGGTAAAGCCTATGTTGACTGGAACCATGATTTTGATTTTCTCGATCCTAACGAGCAGATCGCGGCATTTGGTCCAGCACCAGCCACCAATACCTTCACTACGCCTTTCACAGTGCCGTTTGCAGCCTTGCTTGGCCCAGCTCGTTTGCGTGTAGTGGTGGTGGAAACCGGTACACTTGGATCCGTCAATTCCTGTGGTACTTACACATGGGGCGAAACCGAGGATTACACCGTCAACGTGCTTCCATCTGCACCTAATGATATGGGTGCGACCGTGATCATTAACCCCAACTCAGGTTGTAACTTGACGTCAACAGAGCAGGTTCAGATCACTGTGACCAATTTTGGAACCAACACACAAACGGCTTGGAACGTTGGCTACCGTGTCAATGGCGGTGCTCCGGTGATCGCCCCGATGACCGGCAACCTCGTTTCGGGTGCCTCTACCAACCATACGTTTGCGGTTCCTGCCAACTTGAGTGTGCCTGGCACATACACGATCAAGTCATGGACCTCGCTTGCGGGAGATGCATACGGTGGCAATGACACTGTTACCAAAGTCGTTACGGGTATTCCCGGGGTTTCAACCTATCCATATTTCGAGAATTTTGAAGCCGGCAATGGTGGATGGCTCCCTGGCGGCACAGCGAATACTTGGGCCTATGGTACGCCTGCCAAGACGACGATTATTGGCGCGGCATCCGGCACAAAGGCTTACGTCACAGGTGGTGTAGGTACTACGCCCTATAACAACAACGAGCAATCGTATGTGCTTGGCCCCTGCTTTGACTTTGCAACCCTTCAGAACCCTTGGGTCTCCATGAAAATCTGGTGGGCCTCCGAATTTGGTTGGGACGGTACAAACCTTCAGTCCTCAACGGATTTTGGCAATACATGGGTCAATGTCGGAGCCTATTTGGATCCGGGAAACTGGTACAATGACAATACGATCGTGGGTCAACCAGGTGGTTCTGGCGAAGGCTGGACGGGCGGTGCTTTCGGAAATACCAGCGGTTCAGGTGGTTGGGTCACGGCAGCGCACAGACTCGACGGCTTGGCTGGTTTGGGTTCCATCCGCTTCCGTATGACTTTTGCTTCCGATGGTTCTGTAAATGCCGACGGTGTTGCATTTGATGACTTCAGAATCGCTGAAGGCCCGGTTTGCAACTTGGGTCCTGATCAGTTGCTTTGTGGCGGCGATACGATCGTGTTGGACGCCGGTCCCTATGCCTCATTTTTGTGGACACCCGGTGGTCAAACGACCCGTTACAAAACGATCACCCAAAACAACACTGGTCTTCAAATCGTCAAAATTACCGACTCAAACGGGTTCTATGACTATGACTCGGTATTGGTTTCTTTGTCGAATCCATATTTGAATATCGGTCCTGACTCAAGTATTTGCCCTGGCGACACGGTGATGTTGGACGCGTTGTTCCACAACGGCGCAAGCTATGTTTGGAACACTGGCGCCACGACGCAAACCTACCCTGCAACCTTGGGTGGCACGTATTGGGTAGAAATCACCGACTCTGCAGGTTGTCAGAAAACGGATTCGATGACATTGACCATTTTCACGCCTCCGTCCTTGAGCCTCGGGTCTGATACCACGGTTTGTGCCAATACCCCCGTTATTCTCGATGCAGGCACGGGTCCGGTTGGAACAATCTATCAATGGAATACCTCAAGTCAAACCCAAGTTTTGGTGGTGACTTCGGCAGGACAGTATAGTGCAAGCGTGACAACCCCTGGCGGATGTGCTGCCGTCGATACCGTTGAGGTTTTCCATTACCCGACCCCGGGTGTCAATTTGGGACCCAATCGCGTCGAATGTGGCGCCTTTACCTTGGATGCTGGTCCAAATGCCACAAGCTATCTCTGGAGTACAGGTGCGACAACGCAGACCATCAGTGGTTCCACGGCAGGTAACTACAGCGTGACCGTGACCAATCAATACGGTTGTGCGGCCACCGACGTGGTCAGCATCACGATTGGTACGGTTCCGACAGTTTCATTGAGCGCGCCACAATTGCTTTGCAATGGTCAAACAGCGGCCTTGGATGCTGGCAATCCGGGTAGCACCTATCTCTGGAGCACGGGCGCAACGTCTCAGGTGATCACGGTATCGACTGCAGGCACCTATATCGTCAATGTCACCAACGCCAATGGCTGCACCGGTCGAGACACCATTTTGATTTCAGTTTCGACATTGGCCGTCAACCTTGGTCCAAATACCAATATTTGCGACAATGGTACCCAAACGCTGAATGCTGGAAATCCGGGAATGACCTTCCTGTGGAGCAATGGCGCAAGTTCACAGTCGATCGTGGTCGCCCAACCTGGCACGTATTCCGTGACGGTTACCGATCTACAGGGTTGCAGTGCAGGCGATAATATCATCTTGTCCCAAGTACCGGGTGTCTATGCCAATATTAGCGCACCTTCGACGGCATCTTTGTTCTTCCCCGTTCAGTTCACCGACATCAGCACGGGTAACCCCACGCAATGGACTTGGTGGTTTGGCGATGGATTGACGAGCAACCAACAGAATCCGGTGCACAATTACAGTGCGATTGGCCTTTACACAGTGACGTTGATCGCTTCGGATGGCTTCTGCCGTGATACCTTCACAACGACGATTGACGTGAACAACTACGTTGGAGTGGACGAAAGCAGCTTTGCAGCTGCAATCAACCTGTACCCCAATCCCTCTGATGGCCTCTTCAATCTTTATCTTGAACTCTTCAAGCGCAATGACCTTGAAATCAAGGTTACTGACCTGAGTGGCAAGGTTGTGTTTGCCGAATTGGTTCGTAAAGCAATTACCTACAAGGGTGAAATTGATTTGAAAGATCTTTCTAAGGGCGTTTATATCCTATCCTTGCAAGCGGGAGAGAATAAAATCTACCGCAAGCTCGTGATTCAATAA